The genomic interval TGAAAAGTACACTCAGGAGATCACCCGTCTCGAGAGCGAGATTGGTAAGATGTCGGAGCAGATAACTGCTCAGAAAGAAAAATACGCCGAATTCCTGGTGGCATGCGAAGAACTGCTCACGGCAGATGTAGAGCGTGCAGAAGCACCGTTGAGATTCGCAACTACCGAAGAGGCATTTGTTGCCGAAGGGTGGGTGCCATCGGATGTAGTGGAAGGCCTTACAAGCGATCTCCAGGCTGCCACTGGCGGAAAGGTGTTCATCACCGAAGAGGAGATCAACTATGATGAGGATACTGTACCTATCGAGTACGACAGTCCCAACTGGGCAAAGCCGACAGAGGCTTTGATGGACATATACTCGAGGCCGCAGTATACCGAGTTCGATCCGACGCTTCTTGTCGCGATCGTCTTCCCGATATTCTTCGGATTCATTCTCGGAGATATCGCATACGGTGCAATTCTTTTGATTATGAGCTACTGGCTCCGCAAGTATGTCAAAGACAGTATTGCAGGAAACCAGCTGCTTGATGTTTTAAGAAATGCAAGCGTAGCAAGTATAATATTTGGTGTTTTGTACAGCGAATTCCTTGGTTTTGCATGTCCGTGGAACCCTATTATCATGAGCCGTCACTTCAATATCGGGGCGGAGCACGCAGGCCACGGGCCTGATGCGATCCTTCTGCTGATTGTTACGGCATGGGTCGGTATTCTGCATATCACACTTGGAAGAGCTCTTCACGCCAGAAACGCAATGGTTCAGCTTCACCCCGGAGAACACCGCAGCAAGGTGGTCTTTGCCCAGATCGGGTGGATCATCGTCATGTGGGGTATTCTCCTGATGATATGGACTATCGCACCGATCCCAATGATGCCGGATCTTACAGGCGCACTCGCCGTCGCAGGCTACAACATCTTCCTGCTCGTCGGTGCACTGATGATTCTTGTTGGTATTATCGGAATCGGAAGGGATAGTGCACTTGAACTTATGGAACTTCCGACAATCA from Methanolacinia paynteri carries:
- a CDS encoding V-type ATP synthase subunit I, giving the protein MFKVQRMSKLLIAASKDQLEPVIRELYRHNVFHIEDFVDQGEEEYEGFKIGRPMEGASSTSGKLLRIRSLANMIGVSPDNVESGAVQGKGALSTKIESELPKIEEEIGSLVERRNSLESSLRECVQKKADLETFAKVPMDLSLLRGYDGFDVFAGTIPQDVELPVDCEKYFTDQVPGNLLIVVVPKESSQEAERFLVDSGFTAVAIPNEDGTAESNIEKYTQEITRLESEIGKMSEQITAQKEKYAEFLVACEELLTADVERAEAPLRFATTEEAFVAEGWVPSDVVEGLTSDLQAATGGKVFITEEEINYDEDTVPIEYDSPNWAKPTEALMDIYSRPQYTEFDPTLLVAIVFPIFFGFILGDIAYGAILLIMSYWLRKYVKDSIAGNQLLDVLRNASVASIIFGVLYSEFLGFACPWNPIIMSRHFNIGAEHAGHGPDAILLLIVTAWVGILHITLGRALHARNAMVQLHPGEHRSKVVFAQIGWIIVMWGILLMIWTIAPIPMMPDLTGALAVAGYNIFLLVGALMILVGIIGIGRDSALELMELPTIISHVLSYTRLAAVGLSSVAIAAVVNYIAIGMMIEPAIADFGIVSIVMIIVGIFVFLIGHTLNTALGLLGGGLHSIRLHYVEFFTKFYQGGGKKYEPFGIIRKFTED